A region from the Aegilops tauschii subsp. strangulata cultivar AL8/78 chromosome 5, Aet v6.0, whole genome shotgun sequence genome encodes:
- the LOC109753798 gene encoding FBD-associated F-box protein At5g60610 — protein MERRRKPLPRRPPYCAPFTSGRPPAKKRKRLGSEGEIEPWAGAAGVDRISALPDELLGEIISLLPIKDGARTQILASRWRHLWLSAPLNLDCRGFATATDLAVVRYRRVYNNVPSAVARILDRHQGPGRRLRVKGYRLPVAAATALNWWIVAPALAAAAAAALDCWLVAPALDGLQVLECWVSSKHSKPLGPLPVSAYRFSPTLRIATFGGCRLPDDDIAQGLHFPNLKHLSLESVSTSEHSLHSLIAGCPALECLMIHTIFGFRRLRINSLTLTFICVQDQLQNCKEFSQLQFEELVIQNAPCLEKLIPLYFECGLQVSVISAPRLHTLGFLTDWGDHSTKLVFGSTVIQGLRADSLTTAVRTVKILAVNVHTLSLDNVLDMIRFFPCLEELLVKSWSSGENNLWHRKHRDLLTCLDIRLRTVVLETYLGSWSQVNFAKFFVLNARVLESMTFHVEASLYDEEFLAEQCTKLQLGNKASRDAQFHFTTGTSLEGVWETKHLSDLNLDDPFLCSC, from the exons atggagCGGCGGCGCAAGCCTCTTCCGCGCCGGCCGCCGTACTGCGCTCCTTTTACGTCAGGTCGTCCACCAGCCAAGAAGAGGAAGAGATTGGGCTCCGAGGGAGAGATTGAACCTTGGGCCGGGGCGGCAGGAGTCGACCGGATCAGCGCCCTCCCCGACGAACTCCTCGGCGagatcatctccctcctccccaTCAAGGACGGCGCCCGCACCCAGATCCTCGCGTCCCGGTGGCGCCACCTCTGGCTCTCCGCCCCTCTCAACCTCGACTGCCGTGGCTTCGCCACCGCCACCGATCTCGCGGTCGTCAGATACCGCAGGGTCTACAACAACGTCCCCTCTGCTGTAGCGCGCATTCTTGACCGCCACCAAGGCCCCGGCCGCCGCCTCCGTGTCAAGGGGTACCGTctccccgtcgccgccgccaccgccctgAATTGGTGGATCGTGGcccccgccctcgccgccgccgccgccgccgccctggaTTGCTGGCTCGTGGCCCCTGCCCTCGACGGCCTCCAGGTGCTCGAGTGCTGGGTTTCTTCCAAGCATTCTAAACCGCTTGGGCCGCTGCCGGTGTCCGCCTACCGCTTCTCGCCCACCCTCCGCATCGCCACCTTTGGTGGCTGCCGCCTCCCCGACGACGACATCGCCCAAGGGCTTCACTTCCCCAACCTCAAGCACTTGTCACTTGAATCCGTCTCCACCTCGGAGCACTCTCTGCACAGCCTCATCGCCGGTTGCCCCGCTCTGGAATGCTTGATGATTCACACAATCTTCGGCTTCCGTCGCCTTCGGATCAATTCCCTCACTCTTACGTTCATATGTGTGCAAGATCAACTTCAGAACTGCAAGGAATTCAGTCAGCTCCAGTTTGAGGAACTCGTCATCCAGAATGCGCCTTGTCTTGAAAAGTTGATCCCTCTCTACTTTGAGTGTGGTCTGCAGGTGTCGGTAATCTCCGCGCCTAGACTTCACACCTTGGGCTTCCTTACTGATTGGGGCGACCATTCTACCAAACtagtgtttggctccacagttatTCAG GGATTGCGCGCCGATAGCCTGACAACGGCGGTGCGCACTGTCAAGATTTTAGCTGTCAATGTCCATACTCTTAGTTTGGATAATGTTCTTGACATGATAAGATTCTTTCCATGCCTGGAGGAGCTGCTTGTGAAG TCATGGAGTTCGGGTGAGAACAATTTGTGGCATCGTAAACACCGGGATCTTCTCACATGTCTTGACATCCGTCTCAGGACAGTAGTGTTGGAAACGTATCTGGGCAGCTGGTCACAGGTTAACTTCGCCAAATTCTTTGTGCTGAACGCCAGAGTGCTGGAGTCAATGACGTTTCATGTTGAGGCCAGCTTGTACGACGAGGAGTTCTTGGCAGAACAGTGTACGAAGCTTCAGCTAGGGAACAAGGCTTCAAGAGATGCTCAGTTTCATTTTACAACTGGTACTTCTCTTGAAGGTGTTTGGGAGACCAAGCATCTCAGTGATCTTAACTTGGATGACCCCTTCCTGTGTAGCTGTTGA